From Flavobacterium lipolyticum, one genomic window encodes:
- a CDS encoding alanine dehydrogenase produces the protein MSITLTPFTKQQLLPQEEKLEIGRFKSELFIGIPKETSYQERRICLTPDAVSALTYEGHRVMIESGAGESSSYSDKEYSDAGAEVTNDTKKVFGCPMLLKVEPPTTAEIEMINPETIIISAIQLKTKKKAYFEALAQKKITALAFEYIKDEDGSYPAVKSLSEIAGTASILIAAELMITDEFGKGLLFGNITGVPPTDVVILGAGTVGEFAAKTAIGLGANVKVFDNSITKLRRLQNSLNQRIFTSTVQQKALLKALRRCDVAIGAMRGKERCPIIVTETMVEHMKKGAVIVDVSIDTGGCFETSEVTTHEKPTFIKSNVLHYCVPNIPSRYSKTASLSISNILTPYLLQIAEDGGLESAIRCNKGLKNGIYMYHGILTSKAIGEWFDLPDNDINLLVF, from the coding sequence ATGTCAATTACCTTAACCCCATTTACGAAACAGCAATTGTTGCCACAAGAAGAAAAACTTGAAATTGGCCGATTCAAAAGTGAGCTTTTTATAGGAATTCCTAAAGAAACAAGTTATCAGGAACGTCGTATTTGTCTGACTCCGGATGCTGTTAGTGCGTTGACCTATGAGGGGCATAGGGTAATGATTGAATCAGGAGCCGGAGAAAGCTCCAGTTATAGTGATAAAGAGTACTCTGATGCAGGAGCTGAAGTAACAAATGATACAAAGAAAGTGTTTGGCTGTCCAATGCTTCTTAAGGTAGAACCTCCTACAACAGCCGAGATTGAAATGATCAATCCGGAAACTATCATAATTTCGGCCATTCAATTAAAAACTAAGAAGAAGGCATACTTTGAAGCTTTAGCACAGAAAAAAATAACGGCACTGGCTTTTGAGTACATAAAAGACGAAGATGGCTCCTATCCTGCTGTGAAATCACTAAGTGAGATTGCAGGAACAGCTTCTATTCTTATCGCAGCCGAATTAATGATTACGGACGAGTTTGGAAAAGGTCTCTTGTTTGGTAATATCACTGGAGTCCCTCCTACTGATGTTGTTATTCTGGGTGCTGGAACCGTTGGTGAGTTTGCTGCAAAAACGGCCATAGGACTGGGGGCAAATGTGAAAGTTTTTGACAATTCAATTACTAAATTACGTCGTTTACAGAACAGTCTTAATCAACGTATTTTTACTTCAACTGTTCAGCAAAAAGCACTACTAAAAGCTTTAAGACGTTGTGACGTGGCAATTGGTGCCATGCGCGGTAAAGAGCGTTGTCCTATTATTGTTACGGAAACAATGGTCGAACACATGAAAAAAGGTGCTGTAATTGTAGATGTGAGTATTGACACCGGAGGCTGTTTTGAAACTTCAGAAGTTACCACTCACGAAAAACCAACCTTTATAAAAAGCAATGTGCTGCACTATTGTGTGCCTAATATCCCTTCCAGATATTCTAAAACAGCTTCATTATCCATAAGCAATATCCTTACTCCTTATTTGCTTCAAATTGCGGAAGACGGCGGTTTGGAAAGTGCTATACGATGCAATAAAGGATTAAAAAATGGAATTTACATGTATCACGGAATCCTGACCAGTAAAGCAATTGGGGAATGGTTTGATTTGCCGGACAACGATATTAATTTACTTGTATTTTAA
- a CDS encoding GNAT family N-acetyltransferase gives MNTQNTVEIISFSTDLKEHIKILNLEWLKKYFKVEEKDELVLSNPQEEIIDKGGLIFYARYNGEIIGTVSLMKVDHITFELSKMAVSDQAQGLGVGNKLLTHCMTVAKENHIKKLFLYSNRILLPALHLYEKFGFTEVPLGDVSYERADIKMEKILL, from the coding sequence ATGAATACCCAAAATACCGTAGAAATTATCTCTTTTTCAACTGATTTAAAAGAACACATTAAGATTCTAAATCTGGAATGGCTTAAAAAGTATTTTAAAGTAGAAGAAAAAGACGAGTTGGTACTTTCTAACCCACAAGAAGAAATTATCGATAAAGGCGGATTAATCTTCTATGCCAGATATAACGGTGAAATTATCGGAACTGTTTCCTTAATGAAAGTTGATCACATTACCTTTGAATTGAGTAAAATGGCTGTTTCGGATCAAGCACAAGGCCTTGGAGTTGGAAACAAACTGTTAACACATTGCATGACTGTTGCAAAAGAGAACCATATTAAAAAGCTGTTTTTGTATTCCAATCGCATACTGCTTCCTGCACTTCATTTGTATGAGAAATTTGGTTTTACTGAAGTTCCTTTGGGTGACGTGAGTTACGAAAGAGCTGATATAAAAATGGAAAAAATTCTGTTATAA
- the tsaE gene encoding tRNA (adenosine(37)-N6)-threonylcarbamoyltransferase complex ATPase subunit type 1 TsaE, with translation MNIVFSLDQIREVATQILAANPKKIILFNGEMGVGKTTLIKQLCKNLGVQDATSSPTFSLVNEYYTSNNQIVYHFDFYRLNKETEALDMGVDDYLYSGNWCFIEWSEKIASLLPEETSTITIELLADGKRELKLS, from the coding sequence ATGAACATCGTTTTTTCATTAGATCAAATCAGAGAAGTAGCCACGCAAATTTTAGCAGCAAATCCAAAAAAAATCATTCTTTTCAATGGAGAAATGGGTGTTGGAAAAACTACCTTAATCAAACAATTGTGTAAAAACCTGGGAGTTCAGGATGCAACCAGTAGTCCAACCTTCTCTTTGGTTAATGAATATTATACTTCTAACAATCAAATTGTTTACCACTTTGATTTTTATAGATTAAACAAAGAAACGGAAGCACTAGACATGGGAGTTGACGATTACTTGTATTCCGGAAATTGGTGTTTTATTGAATGGTCTGAGAAAATTGCAAGCTTACTGCCGGAAGAAACTTCAACCATCACAATTGAACTGCTGGCAGATGGAAAAAGAGAATTAAAATTATCCTAA
- a CDS encoding bifunctional response regulator/alkaline phosphatase family protein, translating into MDKIKILWVDDEIDLLKPHILFLEKKNYVVTTSNNGLDAITLFEEDNFDIVFLDENMPGMSGLETLSEMKEKKSAIPMIMITKSEEEYIMEEAIGSKIADYLIKPVNPNQILLSLKKNLDHSRLISEKTTLDYQKEFRKISMELAMVNSFEDWIELYKKLIFWELELENINDQAMIEILESQKVEANSQFGKYIERNYEDWFAPKADKPVQSHNLFKELVVPELKKKDKPILFVVIDNLRYDQWKSFETVVSNYYKLEKEVPYFSILPTATQYARNAIFSGLLPIEMEKQFPQYWKNDVEDGGKNLFEAEFLSAQLKRLGLNIKEDYFKITNYAGGKKLAENFKALKGNDLVTVVYNFVDMLSHAKTEMEVVKELASDDKAYRSLTLSWFKNSPLLEIIQQAQLLGFKLILTTDHGTINVKNPSKVVGDKNTSLNLRYKTGRSLTYEQKDVYVVKEPKAIGLPAINMSSSFIFAKNDYFLAYVNNYNHYVSYYKNTYQHGGISLEEMIIPFLVFNPK; encoded by the coding sequence ATGGACAAGATAAAAATACTTTGGGTCGATGATGAAATCGATCTTTTAAAACCACATATATTATTTCTGGAGAAAAAAAACTACGTTGTAACCACCTCTAACAATGGTTTAGATGCGATTACACTATTTGAAGAAGATAATTTTGATATTGTTTTTTTAGATGAAAATATGCCCGGAATGAGTGGTCTGGAAACGCTTTCGGAAATGAAAGAGAAGAAATCAGCTATTCCGATGATTATGATTACCAAAAGCGAGGAAGAGTATATCATGGAAGAAGCTATTGGTTCCAAAATTGCCGATTATCTCATAAAACCGGTGAATCCGAATCAGATTCTGTTAAGTCTAAAGAAAAATCTAGATCATTCGAGATTAATTTCTGAAAAAACGACATTGGATTATCAAAAGGAGTTTAGAAAAATCTCCATGGAATTGGCTATGGTTAATTCTTTTGAAGATTGGATTGAACTCTACAAGAAATTAATCTTTTGGGAGTTGGAACTGGAGAATATTAACGATCAGGCAATGATAGAAATTCTGGAGTCTCAGAAAGTAGAAGCCAATTCGCAATTCGGAAAATATATCGAGAGAAATTATGAAGACTGGTTTGCTCCAAAGGCGGACAAGCCTGTTCAATCGCACAATTTATTCAAAGAATTAGTAGTTCCGGAGCTTAAAAAGAAGGATAAGCCTATTTTATTTGTGGTAATTGACAACCTGCGTTATGATCAATGGAAATCTTTTGAAACGGTGGTTTCTAATTATTATAAACTGGAAAAAGAGGTTCCTTATTTTTCTATTCTTCCAACCGCCACACAATATGCCCGTAATGCAATCTTTTCAGGTTTATTACCGATAGAGATGGAAAAACAGTTTCCGCAATATTGGAAGAACGATGTTGAAGATGGTGGAAAAAACCTTTTTGAAGCCGAATTTCTATCAGCGCAATTAAAACGCTTAGGTTTAAATATTAAAGAAGATTATTTCAAAATCACCAATTACGCAGGAGGAAAAAAATTGGCAGAAAATTTCAAAGCTTTAAAAGGAAATGATCTTGTAACTGTAGTTTATAATTTTGTTGACATGCTTTCGCACGCCAAAACTGAAATGGAAGTGGTAAAAGAACTGGCTTCAGATGACAAAGCCTATCGCTCACTCACTTTAAGCTGGTTTAAGAACTCGCCACTGCTCGAAATTATTCAACAGGCACAACTTTTAGGTTTTAAATTGATTTTGACAACAGATCACGGTACTATTAATGTAAAAAATCCGTCGAAAGTGGTTGGAGATAAAAATACAAGTTTAAATTTGCGCTACAAAACCGGTCGTAGTTTAACATACGAACAAAAAGATGTGTATGTCGTTAAAGAGCCTAAAGCCATTGGTTTGCCAGCGATTAACATGAGTAGTTCGTTTATTTTTGCTAAAAACGATTACTTTTTAGCCTATGTAAACAACTACAACCACTATGTGAGTTATTATAAAAACACTTACCAGCACGGAGGGATTTCGTTAGAAGAAATGATTATTCCGTTTTTGGTATTTAACCCTAAATAG
- a CDS encoding HD domain-containing protein produces the protein MTHINKLKIFNDPIYGFISIPNELIYDLIQHPYFQRLRRISQMGLSYLVYPGANHTRFHHALGCMHLMQKSVDTLRFKGVAISTEEENALYIAILLHDIGHGPFSHAMEKSIVEDVHHEAISLLFMNRLNEEFEGKLSLAIQVFKGDYHRKFMLQLISSQLDMDRMDYLKRDSFYTGVAEGNVNSERLIQMMNVVDGTLVIEEKGIYSVEKFLLSRRLMYWQAYLHKTSLVAELILMKVLKRAKELTLKGIILPCSEPLLYFMKNRVTLEDFDAEKLDLFSQLDDFDIISALKAWQKHNDFILSTLSKMLINRDLLKIKLTAEKIPVEELQSLKEEFANEHHITQLEAGYFIFGGKIKNQAYSKEAEPIRILKKDKTIEDVVEASDQLNLRSLSKLVTKYYICFPKQLI, from the coding sequence GTGACTCATATCAATAAGTTAAAAATATTCAATGATCCCATTTATGGGTTTATCTCCATACCGAACGAACTTATTTACGATTTAATTCAGCACCCTTATTTTCAGCGTTTACGCCGTATTTCGCAAATGGGTCTGTCGTATTTGGTTTATCCCGGAGCAAATCATACGCGTTTTCATCATGCCTTAGGCTGTATGCACTTAATGCAAAAATCAGTAGATACACTTCGTTTTAAAGGAGTTGCAATTTCGACTGAAGAAGAGAATGCGTTATATATAGCCATTTTACTACACGATATAGGTCACGGACCTTTTTCGCATGCCATGGAAAAGAGTATCGTAGAAGATGTGCATCATGAGGCCATTTCATTGTTGTTTATGAACAGGCTCAACGAAGAGTTTGAAGGAAAACTAAGTCTGGCTATTCAGGTTTTTAAAGGCGATTACCACCGAAAATTCATGTTACAACTGATCTCAAGTCAGCTCGACATGGACCGAATGGATTATTTAAAAAGAGACAGTTTTTATACTGGTGTAGCCGAGGGAAATGTAAATTCTGAGCGTTTGATTCAGATGATGAATGTAGTTGACGGTACTTTGGTAATTGAAGAAAAAGGAATTTATTCTGTGGAAAAGTTTCTGCTTTCAAGAAGATTGATGTATTGGCAGGCTTATTTGCATAAAACAAGTCTCGTGGCAGAATTAATTTTGATGAAGGTACTAAAAAGAGCTAAAGAACTTACTCTAAAAGGCATTATTCTGCCGTGCAGTGAGCCGCTTTTGTATTTCATGAAGAACAGAGTCACTCTGGAGGATTTTGATGCTGAAAAATTAGACCTATTTTCTCAACTGGATGATTTTGATATTATTAGCGCTTTAAAAGCTTGGCAAAAGCACAATGATTTTATACTTTCTACTTTAAGTAAAATGCTTATTAATAGAGATTTACTTAAAATTAAGCTTACCGCAGAAAAAATACCTGTCGAAGAATTACAATCGCTGAAGGAAGAATTTGCTAACGAACACCATATTACACAATTAGAAGCCGGTTATTTTATTTTTGGTGGAAAAATTAAAAATCAAGCTTATAGCAAAGAAGCTGAACCCATACGAATTTTGAAAAAAGACAAAACAATTGAAGATGTTGTAGAAGCATCTGACCAATTGAATTTGAGGTCATTATCTAAATTGGTAACAAAATATTACATCTGTTTCCCAAAACAACTTATCTAA
- the lpxD gene encoding UDP-3-O-(3-hydroxymyristoyl)glucosamine N-acyltransferase: MKFTAEQIAGILEGEVVGNPNVEVSRLSKIEEGEEGSLTFLANPKYINHIYTTKASVTIVNDSFIPEQEITTTLIKVEDAYASFSKLLQFYNQVKLNKNGIEAQSFITEGTKYGENLYLGSFSYIGQNVVLGDNVKIYPNSFIGDNVVIGDNVYIFAGAKIYSETIIGNNCTIHSGTIIGADGFGFVPNDEGVYSKVPQIGNVIIEDNVDIGANTTIDRATLGSTIIRQGVKLDNQIQIAHNVEIGKNTVIAAQSGVAGSTKIGENCMIGGQVGIAGHLTIGNNVRLQAQSGVARNIKDDEILQGTPSLGYTDFNKSYVHFKNLPKIVSEVEELKKQIINPKNGNNG, from the coding sequence ATGAAATTTACAGCAGAACAAATAGCGGGAATTTTAGAAGGAGAAGTTGTTGGGAATCCCAATGTAGAAGTTTCTCGGTTATCTAAAATAGAAGAAGGTGAGGAGGGATCGCTTACTTTTTTGGCCAATCCAAAATATATCAATCATATATATACCACAAAAGCATCTGTAACAATTGTTAATGATAGCTTTATTCCGGAACAGGAAATCACTACAACTTTAATAAAAGTGGAAGACGCTTATGCTTCTTTCTCTAAACTTCTACAGTTTTACAATCAGGTTAAATTAAACAAAAATGGTATAGAAGCACAGTCTTTTATAACAGAAGGAACTAAATATGGAGAGAATTTATATTTAGGAAGCTTTAGTTACATTGGACAAAACGTGGTTCTGGGCGACAATGTAAAAATTTATCCGAACAGTTTTATTGGAGATAATGTTGTTATTGGTGATAATGTGTATATTTTTGCAGGCGCTAAAATTTATTCCGAAACTATAATTGGTAACAATTGCACTATTCATTCCGGAACTATTATTGGTGCGGATGGTTTTGGTTTTGTACCAAATGACGAAGGAGTATACAGTAAGGTACCACAAATTGGTAACGTTATTATTGAAGACAATGTTGATATTGGTGCTAACACTACCATTGACAGAGCAACTCTTGGTTCAACTATTATCCGACAAGGAGTTAAATTAGACAATCAGATTCAGATTGCGCACAATGTTGAAATTGGCAAAAATACTGTAATTGCAGCGCAATCAGGTGTGGCCGGTTCAACTAAAATTGGCGAGAACTGTATGATTGGCGGACAAGTAGGTATCGCAGGACACTTGACTATAGGTAACAATGTCAGATTGCAGGCTCAATCAGGAGTAGCAAGAAATATTAAAGATGATGAAATTCTACAAGGGACACCGTCTCTTGGTTATACTGATTTTAACAAATCGTATGTTCATTTCAAGAATCTGCCTAAAATAGTTTCCGAAGTAGAAGAATTAAAAAAACAAATAATAAACCCAAAAAATGGAAATAATGGTTAA